One stretch of Chryseobacterium fluminis DNA includes these proteins:
- the folP gene encoding dihydropteroate synthase: MSATNPLVPNGNPRTHTINCNGGLVDLSAPKIMGILNLTPDSFSDGGRFNNETAALNHAEKLIREGAEIIDIGAQSTRPNAEFLTAAEEIRRIGSVIAGIKKEFPETLISLDTFYAETVKFGYSEGIDIINDISGGQYDEQMLASSAETGLPYILMHVNPSYETMHNKIHFEDITLSVNRYFSEKTNELLEKGIVDIIIDPGFGFGKTVEDQMKMIDEVGYLGFGKFPLLIGISRKSFIYKPLGKSALDINEETQKLHMKVLKQGARILRVHDVKAAKETLNQFLRLS; this comes from the coding sequence ATGTCCGCAACAAATCCGTTGGTTCCGAATGGTAACCCTCGCACCCATACAATTAACTGTAATGGAGGACTGGTCGATTTATCAGCGCCGAAAATCATGGGCATCCTGAATCTTACCCCCGATTCATTTTCTGACGGAGGAAGGTTTAATAATGAAACAGCAGCTTTGAACCACGCCGAAAAACTTATCAGAGAGGGTGCGGAAATTATTGATATCGGTGCACAGTCTACCCGTCCGAATGCTGAGTTTCTGACTGCTGCTGAAGAAATAAGAAGAATCGGATCTGTGATCGCAGGCATTAAAAAAGAATTTCCGGAAACATTGATTTCGCTGGATACTTTTTATGCAGAAACCGTAAAATTCGGCTACAGCGAAGGAATTGATATCATTAACGATATTTCCGGCGGACAGTATGATGAACAGATGTTGGCTTCCTCAGCTGAGACAGGACTTCCATATATTTTAATGCATGTGAATCCGTCATATGAAACCATGCACAACAAAATACATTTTGAGGATATCACTCTTTCCGTGAACCGTTATTTTTCTGAAAAAACAAATGAACTTTTAGAAAAAGGAATTGTCGATATCATTATTGATCCAGGTTTTGGCTTCGGGAAGACAGTGGAAGACCAGATGAAAATGATCGATGAGGTCGGATACCTTGGTTTCGGAAAATTTCCTTTATTAATTGGGATTTCAAGGAAATCTTTTATTTATAAACCTTTGGGCAAATCTGCTCTGGACATCAATGAAGAAACGCAAAAGCTGCATATGAAAGTTCTTAAACAGGGCGCCCGGATTCTGCGGGTACATGATGTGAAAGCCGCAAAGGAAACGCTTAATCAGTTTTTAAGGCTTTCATAA
- a CDS encoding tellurite resistance TerB family protein yields the protein MQKSNKSIAGYHLLMILSSVDGDFAPEEGMVIQQYLADEFPFRIDLDDELDTLAMLQPDEWKNHFEFHAGCFKDDSTEEERKKFAQFAKTLIKADNQVTDEEHSFYKHLKSLWNLD from the coding sequence ATGCAAAAATCAAATAAATCAATCGCCGGATACCACTTATTAATGATCCTTTCTTCTGTAGACGGAGATTTCGCTCCTGAAGAAGGAATGGTGATCCAACAGTACCTTGCAGATGAATTCCCTTTCAGAATAGATCTTGATGACGAACTGGATACCCTTGCGATGCTGCAGCCAGACGAGTGGAAAAATCACTTTGAATTTCATGCCGGTTGTTTCAAGGATGATTCGACAGAGGAAGAACGTAAAAAGTTTGCTCAGTTTGCCAAAACATTAATAAAGGCGGACAACCAGGTAACCGATGAAGAGCATAGCTTCTATAAACATTTAAAAAGTCTCTGGAACCTGGATTAA
- a CDS encoding DUF1599 domain-containing protein — MSETSVQFGKVIGECRELFSKKLQDYGPAWRVLRPSSITDQIYIKVNRIRTLQMTDKKMVDESEESEFIAVVNYSIIGLIQLEKGFSNDFNENKEEIMKLYDHYSHEARALMERKNHDYGEAWRDMRISSITDLIYQKVLRTKQIEDNQGLTIVSEGLDANYFDMLNYAVFCLIKFSEKEPQN, encoded by the coding sequence ATGTCAGAAACATCAGTACAGTTCGGGAAAGTGATCGGTGAATGCCGGGAATTATTCAGCAAAAAGCTGCAGGATTACGGTCCGGCGTGGCGGGTTTTAAGGCCAAGCTCCATCACGGATCAGATTTACATTAAAGTTAACAGGATCCGTACCTTACAGATGACTGATAAAAAGATGGTAGATGAGAGTGAAGAAAGTGAATTCATTGCCGTGGTGAACTACTCTATTATAGGACTTATTCAGCTGGAGAAAGGTTTTTCAAATGATTTTAATGAAAATAAGGAAGAAATCATGAAACTTTATGATCACTACTCGCATGAAGCCAGAGCCCTGATGGAAAGAAAGAACCATGACTACGGAGAAGCGTGGCGGGATATGAGAATTTCTTCGATTACCGATCTTATTTACCAGAAAGTATTACGAACCAAACAGATAGAAGATAACCAGGGGCTTACCATTGTATCGGAGGGTCTGGATGCCAATTATTTTGATATGCTTAATTATGCTGTTTTCTGCCTGATAAAATTCTCGGAAAAAGAACCCCAAAACTAA
- the tpiA gene encoding triose-phosphate isomerase, with product MRRKIVAGNWKMNKNVIDAQQLMIQLLSYKNSNTTNCEVWIAPPSLYLMMAKDIFEKDEIGVFSQDMSEHESGAYTGELSADMLESIDATGSLIGHSERRQYHGETDSHCNRKVKLALDKGLIPVYCNGETLEQRKAGEHFDVVKNQTEVALCTLSAEEIKKVVIAYEPVWAIGTGETATPEQAQEIHAHIRSTIAAKYGQEVADEVSILYGGSVKPDNAKEIFSQPDIDGGLIGGAALKLEDFSKIIEGFNS from the coding sequence ATGAGAAGAAAAATCGTTGCAGGAAACTGGAAAATGAACAAAAATGTAATTGATGCTCAGCAGTTGATGATTCAGTTACTCAGTTATAAAAATAGCAATACAACCAACTGCGAGGTTTGGATCGCACCGCCGTCTCTATACCTGATGATGGCCAAAGATATCTTTGAAAAAGACGAAATCGGAGTATTCTCACAGGATATGAGCGAGCACGAAAGCGGAGCCTATACCGGTGAACTTTCTGCGGATATGCTGGAATCGATCGATGCAACCGGTTCTCTTATCGGACATTCTGAAAGAAGACAGTATCACGGCGAAACAGATTCCCACTGCAACAGAAAAGTGAAACTGGCTTTAGATAAAGGATTAATTCCTGTGTACTGTAACGGTGAGACCTTAGAGCAAAGAAAAGCAGGTGAGCACTTTGATGTGGTAAAAAACCAGACTGAAGTTGCCCTTTGCACTCTTTCAGCAGAAGAAATTAAAAAAGTGGTCATCGCTTATGAACCGGTTTGGGCTATCGGAACCGGCGAAACGGCCACTCCGGAACAGGCTCAGGAAATTCATGCACATATCAGAAGCACCATTGCAGCAAAATACGGACAGGAAGTTGCCGATGAGGTTTCGATCCTGTATGGAGGTTCTGTAAAACCTGATAATGCCAAGGAAATTTTTTCCCAGCCTGACATCGATGGAGGTCTGATCGGCGGAGCAGCTCTGAAGCTGGAAGATTTCTCAAAAATTATCGAAGGTTTTAACTCATAA
- a CDS encoding BT_3928 family protein, with protein sequence MIKGLLRFVIAVIFILSGFVKAVDLVGFSFKMEEYFSPPVFNMPFLEKFALLFSIIVVVLELLLGCMLLIKLKLKFTLSALIALCIFFGFLTFYSAYYNVVTDCGCFGDAIKFTPWQSFVKDVVLLIGLIAVFILHRKDFKKKDAYTFDRRKKASDTFKYWILGLFSLIMIYIMAQGIMHEPMIDFRDYKTGTDLKAEKGKINKNPSEYKTFYSLKNQKTGEVKKVNQDDYIKKTEYWAEGSPWKIEDGKNESVLVKEGYKSEIVKFKIEDPTGLDVTDQVINAPKAVLVFSYHPKEVSPELLQKLEAKVKAEKADVLYGVSTDPNTFKTIKNMMMDGTAIKTIARSNPFVLILQNGKITDKQPAKDYVK encoded by the coding sequence ATGATCAAAGGTTTATTACGTTTCGTTATTGCTGTTATATTTATCCTTTCAGGGTTTGTAAAAGCAGTGGATCTGGTAGGTTTTTCTTTCAAAATGGAAGAGTATTTTTCTCCTCCGGTTTTCAATATGCCGTTCCTGGAAAAATTTGCACTCCTTTTTTCAATCATTGTGGTGGTTTTGGAACTTCTGTTAGGATGTATGCTTTTGATAAAGCTGAAACTTAAGTTTACCCTTTCAGCATTAATTGCGCTCTGTATATTCTTTGGATTCCTGACGTTTTATTCAGCTTATTACAATGTAGTCACAGACTGCGGCTGTTTTGGCGATGCCATTAAGTTTACACCCTGGCAGAGCTTTGTGAAAGATGTGGTGCTTCTGATCGGGTTAATTGCCGTATTTATCCTTCACAGAAAAGATTTTAAGAAGAAAGATGCTTATACTTTTGACCGCAGAAAAAAGGCTTCCGATACATTTAAGTACTGGATACTGGGACTGTTTTCCCTGATAATGATCTATATTATGGCTCAGGGCATTATGCATGAACCGATGATTGATTTCCGGGATTATAAAACAGGAACCGATTTAAAAGCCGAAAAGGGTAAAATCAATAAAAATCCATCTGAATATAAAACCTTTTACTCTCTTAAAAACCAGAAGACGGGAGAAGTAAAGAAAGTAAATCAGGACGATTATATTAAGAAAACAGAATACTGGGCAGAAGGCTCTCCTTGGAAAATCGAAGACGGAAAAAATGAATCTGTTCTGGTAAAGGAAGGCTATAAGTCTGAAATCGTAAAATTTAAAATCGAAGATCCTACGGGGCTGGACGTTACCGATCAGGTGATTAATGCTCCGAAAGCGGTATTGGTATTTTCGTATCATCCGAAAGAGGTCTCGCCCGAATTGCTTCAGAAGCTTGAGGCTAAAGTAAAAGCGGAAAAAGCTGATGTGCTCTACGGTGTTTCTACGGATCCGAATACTTTTAAGACCATCAAAAATATGATGATGGACGGGACGGCCATAAAAACCATTGCCAGAAGCAATCCTTTTGTTTTAATTTTACAGAACGGAAAAATTACAGATAAGCAGCCTGCAAAAGATTACGTAAAATAA
- a CDS encoding S9 family peptidase, producing MKKIYLSLFVMSTVTFQSQKFPDLKSPTAEKQEHIREIHGDRVNDPYYWMIDYFKKGKDSTKVVDYLKAENNYWTGMMKDTEPFRAQLFKEMKARIKEKDESVPSFKNGYYYYTRTEEGKQYFKYCRKKGNLNAPEEVLLDVDQLAEGHAYFSASGFSISPDNTKLIYGVDDVSRRQYKLILKDLSTGKTTDLGIRNTTGTAVWANDNKTIFYTGKNPETLLTEKIFRHTLGTASSADAMVYEEKDKSNYIGVGKSKNEKFIMIYSGATTSSETRYLDAAQPNGTFKVFQPRIKDVLYDVTALEDKFLITTNKDALNFKVMETPLDKTGIDHWKDFIPHRKEVLMEGISEFKNFLVFSERQNGLSQLAIYDRKTGKKEFLKFDEPTYTVYPSGNPEYNTDNFRFGYTSMITPSSQFEQDLKTGKRTLLKQQEVLGGYNKENYITERLFATAKDGTRIPVSIVYKKGYQKNGNSPLLLYAYGSYGNSMDASFSSTRLSLLDRGFAFAIAHIRGGQEMGRQWYEDGKMMKKKNTFTDFISVGEYLVKEKYTSPKHLYAQGGSAGGLLMGAVVNMSPDLWNGVISQVPFVDVVNTMLDESISLTTNEYDEWGNPNNKEAYFYMKSYSPYENVEKKKYPNILVTTGLHDSQVQYFEPAKWVAKLRDMKTDKNVLLLKTDMDYGHGGASGRFDYLKDLALVYAFMFKLEGITK from the coding sequence ATGAAAAAAATTTATTTATCCCTATTCGTAATGAGTACAGTTACCTTTCAGTCACAAAAGTTCCCGGACCTTAAATCTCCGACAGCTGAGAAGCAGGAACATATCAGAGAAATCCATGGAGATAGAGTGAATGATCCCTATTATTGGATGATCGATTATTTTAAAAAAGGAAAAGATTCGACCAAGGTCGTCGATTACCTAAAGGCTGAAAACAATTACTGGACCGGTATGATGAAAGATACAGAACCTTTCAGAGCACAGCTTTTCAAAGAAATGAAAGCCCGGATTAAAGAAAAAGACGAATCTGTACCAAGCTTTAAAAACGGATATTATTATTATACCCGCACCGAAGAAGGAAAGCAGTATTTTAAATATTGCCGGAAAAAAGGAAATCTTAATGCTCCTGAAGAAGTCCTTCTGGATGTTGACCAGCTTGCCGAAGGACATGCTTATTTCTCAGCATCCGGCTTCAGCATCAGTCCCGATAATACAAAATTGATTTATGGTGTGGATGATGTGTCCAGAAGGCAATACAAATTAATTTTAAAAGATTTATCAACTGGAAAAACAACAGATCTTGGTATCAGAAACACCACGGGAACTGCGGTTTGGGCCAATGATAACAAAACCATTTTCTACACCGGAAAAAATCCTGAAACGCTTTTAACTGAGAAAATTTTCAGACATACGCTGGGAACGGCTTCTTCCGCAGACGCGATGGTATATGAGGAGAAAGACAAATCGAATTATATAGGGGTCGGAAAATCGAAGAATGAAAAATTCATTATGATCTACTCCGGAGCCACTACCTCATCGGAGACAAGATATCTGGATGCTGCTCAACCCAACGGAACATTTAAAGTTTTCCAGCCGAGAATAAAAGATGTACTGTATGATGTCACAGCTTTGGAAGATAAATTCCTCATCACAACCAATAAAGATGCTTTAAATTTCAAGGTGATGGAAACACCTTTGGATAAGACCGGTATAGATCACTGGAAAGATTTTATTCCGCACAGAAAAGAGGTGCTGATGGAAGGAATCAGTGAGTTTAAGAATTTCCTGGTGTTCAGCGAAAGACAGAACGGATTGTCACAACTGGCGATTTATGACAGAAAAACAGGTAAAAAAGAATTCCTGAAGTTTGACGAGCCTACGTATACTGTTTATCCGTCAGGCAATCCTGAGTACAATACCGATAATTTCCGTTTCGGTTATACTTCCATGATCACACCCAGTTCTCAGTTTGAGCAGGATCTGAAAACAGGAAAGAGAACATTATTAAAACAACAGGAAGTTCTCGGGGGTTACAATAAGGAAAATTACATCACCGAAAGACTTTTTGCCACGGCAAAAGACGGAACAAGAATTCCGGTCTCCATTGTCTATAAAAAAGGATATCAGAAGAATGGAAACAGTCCTCTTCTACTCTATGCTTACGGTTCTTACGGAAACTCGATGGATGCAAGTTTCAGCAGTACGAGACTGAGCCTTCTGGACAGAGGTTTTGCCTTTGCGATTGCTCATATCCGGGGAGGCCAGGAAATGGGGAGGCAATGGTATGAGGATGGCAAAATGATGAAAAAGAAGAATACGTTTACCGATTTCATCAGTGTCGGTGAGTATCTGGTTAAAGAAAAATATACGTCTCCAAAACATTTGTATGCCCAGGGCGGAAGCGCGGGAGGGTTGCTGATGGGTGCCGTAGTTAATATGAGTCCCGATTTATGGAATGGTGTTATCTCACAGGTTCCGTTCGTAGATGTGGTGAATACCATGCTGGATGAAAGCATTTCTTTGACGACCAATGAATATGATGAGTGGGGAAATCCCAACAATAAGGAAGCCTATTTTTACATGAAATCCTACTCTCCCTATGAAAATGTAGAAAAGAAAAAATATCCGAATATTCTGGTAACCACAGGCCTGCATGATTCCCAGGTTCAGTATTTCGAGCCTGCTAAGTGGGTTGCCAAATTAAGAGATATGAAAACAGATAAAAATGTACTTCTGCTAAAAACAGACATGGATTACGGTCATGGCGGAGCTTCGGGAAGATTCGATTATCTTAAGGACCTCGCATTGGTGTATGCATTTATGTTTAAACTGGAAGGAATTACCAAATAA
- a CDS encoding M20/M25/M40 family metallo-hydrolase, with protein sequence MRKRCIAVLAGLFIFATGHAQSYPKPLVSAIKETDLRKDMFEMAADQFWGREAGTLDELKVSMWLADKAKEAGMAPAGDNGTFFQYFNMYRHQVLPQTTLKIGNQPLTLWKDFLVAEPVNSNLVADVLYAGNAEPEELSKLNIKGKILAVHASDKNIDRDMTLFVRRYPGFIRTKYYTKALELGAKGIIFITDDTADKSWAEVLPQMTRGSYGVEGLREKVTDHIPVLWIKRENAAWVKNNPSASLHLITETYKYPSVNVIGKIEGTDPELKNEYVLLSGHQDHDGIRHPVKNDTIYNGADDNASTCVAMLAMARAYKKQPGKRSILFVFHGAEERGLLGSRWHAAHPVVPKENIVAVLNGDMIGRNDNNEAALLGGNAPHKNSEELVKMAEKANDESAKFKYLKDWDSPKHAEYFYFRSDHLPYAKAGIPAIFFTSVLHDQYHTPQDESENINYKKLFKMTEWMYRTSWKVANEDVRPKVLSDFTLER encoded by the coding sequence ATGAGAAAGAGATGTATTGCAGTTCTTGCCGGGCTATTTATTTTCGCGACCGGACATGCACAGTCCTATCCGAAACCACTGGTTTCCGCGATCAAAGAAACTGATCTCCGAAAAGATATGTTTGAAATGGCAGCAGACCAGTTTTGGGGTCGTGAAGCCGGAACGCTGGATGAACTGAAAGTATCGATGTGGCTGGCCGATAAAGCCAAAGAAGCCGGGATGGCACCTGCAGGAGACAACGGGACTTTCTTCCAGTATTTTAATATGTACAGGCACCAGGTCCTTCCGCAGACGACACTAAAAATCGGAAACCAGCCGCTGACCCTATGGAAAGATTTTCTGGTCGCCGAACCTGTTAACTCGAATCTGGTTGCTGATGTTCTCTATGCGGGAAATGCTGAACCTGAAGAACTTTCTAAATTGAATATCAAAGGAAAAATACTTGCCGTACATGCTTCTGATAAAAATATCGACCGTGACATGACTCTTTTCGTCAGACGATATCCCGGATTTATCAGAACAAAATATTACACCAAAGCGCTGGAACTCGGAGCAAAGGGAATTATTTTTATTACCGATGACACTGCGGATAAAAGCTGGGCTGAGGTACTTCCGCAAATGACAAGAGGAAGTTATGGTGTCGAAGGATTGCGAGAAAAAGTAACGGATCATATTCCGGTGTTATGGATCAAAAGGGAAAATGCAGCCTGGGTAAAAAATAACCCTTCTGCTTCTCTTCACCTCATTACTGAAACCTACAAATATCCATCTGTAAATGTTATCGGAAAAATAGAAGGTACCGATCCTGAACTGAAGAACGAATACGTATTGCTAAGCGGCCATCAGGATCATGACGGAATCAGGCATCCTGTAAAAAACGACACTATCTACAACGGTGCCGATGATAATGCCAGCACGTGTGTCGCAATGCTGGCCATGGCAAGAGCCTATAAAAAGCAACCCGGCAAAAGAAGCATTCTGTTTGTTTTCCACGGTGCTGAAGAGCGGGGATTGTTAGGCTCAAGATGGCATGCCGCTCATCCTGTAGTTCCGAAAGAAAATATTGTTGCCGTCTTAAACGGAGATATGATCGGAAGGAATGATAATAATGAAGCTGCCCTTTTAGGAGGCAATGCACCTCATAAAAACTCTGAAGAGCTGGTGAAAATGGCTGAAAAAGCCAATGACGAAAGTGCGAAATTCAAATATCTGAAGGACTGGGATTCTCCGAAACACGCGGAATATTTCTATTTCCGAAGCGACCATCTTCCATATGCGAAAGCCGGAATTCCAGCGATATTCTTCACCAGTGTCCTGCACGATCAGTATCATACGCCGCAGGATGAATCTGAAAACATTAATTATAAAAAACTCTTTAAAATGACTGAATGGATGTATCGGACTTCCTGGAAAGTAGCCAATGAAGACGTGCGTCCCAAGGTCCTCTCTGACTTTACCCTGGAACGGTAG